The Megalopta genalis isolate 19385.01 chromosome 9, iyMegGena1_principal, whole genome shotgun sequence genome includes a window with the following:
- the ktub gene encoding tub domain-containing protein ktub produces the protein MTSLDLRQQKLEQQRQLIAQKMKQKRQSGASGMVQASNILSTQLTSHSTKWMNPNKELRGYDGPLQFNVSQTNTELSSFTENKDMEARINEVSAEGGFYQGMEAADCADEESSPIEIHSPSESLPCPSPLRVAPSDGANTFINRENNSSSPELEGNVEGNIEHFVLQPANKKMHYKCRITRDRKGMDRGLYPTYFLHLERDYGKKIFLLAGRKRKKSTTSNYLISTDPTDLSRAGESYIGKLRSNLLGTQFTVYDNGYSLMKDDKRDERFNPRQELAAVIYDTNVLGFKGPRKMTVIIPGMTSDQKRVEICARDESETLLERWKTKNMDNLIELHNKTPVWNDDTQSYVLNFYGRVTQASVKNFQVVHDSDVDYVVMQFGRVAEDVFTMDYRFPLCTLQAFAIALSSFDNKLACE, from the exons ATGACATCTCTAGATTTAAGGCAACAGAaactagaacaacag AGGCAATTGATTGCTCaaaaaatgaaacaaaagagACAAAGCGGAGCTAGTGGAATGGTTCAGGCATCTAATATATTAAGTACTCAACTAACAAGTCATTCCACTAAGTGGATGAATCCTAATAAGGAGCTCCGTG GATACGATGGGCCATTGCAATTCAACGTGTCACAGACAAATACAGAGTTAAGTTCATTCACAGAGAACAAGGACATGGAAGCTAGAATAAATG AAGTGAGTGCAGAAGGAGGTTTCTACCAAGGCATGGAGGCTGCTGATTGCGCAGATGAGGAGTCATCGCCAATAGAAATACATTCTCCTTCTGAGTCTTTACCATGTCCTTCTCCTCTTAGAGTAGCTCCTTCCGATGGAGCCAACACATTTATCAATAGAGAGAATAATTCTTCG AGTCCAGAACTAGAAGGGAACGTCGAAGGAAACATTGAGCATTTTGTACTTCAACCAGCAAATAAGAAAATGCATTATAAATGTAGAATAACACGTGATAGAAAGGGTATGGATCGCGGACTGTATCCTACATATTTTCTACATCTAGAGCGTGACTATGGAAAGAAG ATCTTCTTATTGGCGGGTCGGAAGAGGAAAAAGAGTACGACaagtaattatttaatttctacCGATCCCACGGATCTTTCAAGGGCAGGAGAGTCTTATATTGGGAAGTTAAGGTCAAACCTTTTGGGGACGCAGTTCACGGTTTATGACAACGGATATTCGCTAATGAAGGATGACAAACGGGATGAACGTTTCAATCCGCGGCAAGAATTGGCTGCGGTAATTTATGATACCAACGTCTTAGGATTTAAAGGGCCAAGGAAGATGACTGTTATTATTCCTGGGATGACGTCGGATCAGAAAAGGGTCGAGATTTGTGCGAGAGATGAATCGGAAACATTGCTTG AACGTTGGAAAACAAAGAACATGGACAATTTAATAGAACTGCACAACAAGACTCCTGTCTGGAACGACGACACACAGTCGTACGTGCTTAATTTTTATGGAAGGGTTACGCAAGCTTCAGTGAAGAATTTTCAAGTCGTGCATGACAGCGATG TTGACTATGTCGTTATGCAATTCGGCCGGGTAGCCGAAGACGTGTTCACAATGGACTACAGATTCCCACTGTGCACGCTTCAAGCGTTCGCCATAGCTCTGAGCAGTTTCGATAATAAGTTGGCCTGCGAGTAA